Sequence from the Symbiopectobacterium purcellii genome:
ATGGCGACCTGAACGATATCCTTTTTCTCTTCCAATAAGTGGAGCAGATATTTCACTTCCTGACGCGCAGCCAGCACACGCTCCATGCGCGTACTGGGTGAAATATTCAAAGAGCCCACCAGCCCGAGATGAATAAATTTCTCGATGTGCTGAATACCGATCAGATTATGTATTTTCGGCAAATGGGTATTCAGGTGGGATTTACGTTCCGAAAGGATAGCCAGTGTTTGTAATGACTTCGGATCAAGTTTGTCGCCCTGCACCGTAGTGCTATCGGTTTCCAGCAACATTTGTTGCAGGTAGGCATCGTATTTTTCTGAGGTCAGCAGATAGGAGAACGGTTCAAAGTGAGAATAAATACGCGTAGAGCCCTCTTCAAGTTGGCGCATTCTCTCAAAGAAGCCGCTGGCATGGGGATAATATTCCATGCCTACGCCCAGCAACGTCTCGACAGTGGTATTCAGGCACTGCGCCAGACGCTCAAGGGTTTCGATCTTTTTTATTTCGCCTTTTTCCAGACGGTATACCGCCGCGCGCGATATACCCAGTTCGGCAGCAATCTGTTCAGCATTGAGCGACGCGGCAATCCGGTATGCACGCAACCGTTGCCCGATAGCCAAATAATCGATCGACGTGAGGTTCATGATTCCAGACCACTGAATAATTTGCATTATTTTATCATCAACGGTCCGGACTGACAAATGCAGCCATCAGCGGTGAATACCGTGATGACGCTTCATTATAGCTTTAGCTAAAAATTACAACGCCACACCAGGGCGAAAACATTATGCGCGGATTGGTTTCTCTTTTTTACGCCGCGCCAGGGAAATGTAGATTACGACTATCATCGGAGTTTTTATGACAATGCATGACGATGCCGCGCGTGCCTGTAGCCGCAAAGGAAGTACTGCGCGCGAAAATGCGGCCAGCGTGCTCAGCAATGAGTGGGTCAATGATGAATATAAACATCTGCGCGTGCGTGTCGATGCGCTCGCGGCGCAGGTGAAACCGGGCCAATTCTTCAATCTGCAATGCCCGCAAACGGAGCAGGACAAACCGTTTTTCCGCCGCCCGATGAGCACCTGGTTTGCCAATGCGGAGCAGGGCTATGTCGATTTTCTGTATAAAGTGGTCGGTGCCGGCACGCGCGGTTTATCGACGCTACGCCCACAGGATGCGGTGAATGTGCTGGGGCCACTGGGCAATGGTTTCACGCTGCAACCGGGCCATCGACACATTTTGGTCGCCGGACGCGGTGTAGGCCTGGCGACACTGGCTCCGCTGGCAGAACACGCGGCGGCACATGACGTTCAGGTTACCGCCCTGCTGAGCGCACGCGATCGTGAGCACTTGATGTCACAGCAGCGTTTTCTCGCCAGCGGTGCCACTGTTATCGAAGTGACTGACAGCGATGGTTCCAGCGCCATGGCACAGGTTGAGCAGCGCATTCGCGCCGTGCACCAGCAGAGTCCGATCGATGCCGTCTATACCTGTGGTTCATCCCGAGTGATTCTACTGTTGCAGCGGCTCTCACAGGAGTTGGGTTTCAGTGGCGAAGCGGCGCTGGAGCAGCAGATGGCGTGCGGTTTGGGCATGTGCTACTGCTGCGTTCGCCCCATGCGTAATAAAGAGAGCCTGGCGCTTACCGATAAACGCGTCTGCTACGACGGCCCGGTATTTCCGCTGCATGAGGTGGTGTTATGACGGATTTTAGCGTTGATATTAACGGACTGCGTCTGGCCAATCCGGTGATGCCCGCGTCAGGCACCTTTGCCGAAGGATTAGCCGACGTGATTGATTTTAATCGCCTTGGCGCTTTCGTCACCAAAACCTTCACGCTGCACCCGCGTAGCGGCAATCCCCTGCCGCGCGTCTGTGAGCTGGATTCAGCCATGCTCAACGCCATTGGTATTCCCAGTAAAGGCGTTGAGGATTTTATTGAACATACGCTGCCGTTTTATCAGCGCTATGCGCCGCCGCTGATCGCCAGCATATCTGCACCCACCGCGCAGGAATTTGCCACTCTGGCGGCGCGCCTGAGCGAGGTGCCGGGCATTGCCGCCATTGAGGCCAACATCTCCTGCCCCAACATTGAAGAAGACGGACGCGCTTTCGCCATTGAACCCGTGGCAACCGCGCGCGTTATCAAGGCGTTGCGTCAGGCTACCTCCCTGCCACTCTGGGCCAAGCTGACACCGAATACTTCGGATGTCGCCGCCGTGGCGCAGGCGGTAGAACACGAAGGGGGGGATGCGGTCGTGGTGGGTAACACACTGCTTGGCATGAGCATTGACATCCACAGTCGGCGGCCTCGGCTGGGCAATATCATGGGAGGACTGTCAGGTCCGGCCATCAAACCCATTATGTTGCGCATGGTCTACCAGTGCCACAAGCACATTTCCATTCCTATCATCGGCTGCGGCGGTATTTCCAACGCAGAGGACGCTATCGCCTACCTGCTGGCAGGCGCAAGTGCCATTCGGGTGGGCACCGCTACGTTTATTCAACCGCAAACCATGACAACGCTGCTCGATGACCTGCACCACTACTGTCAACAACAGGGCATTCGTCATATCAGCGAGCTAACCGGTGTGCTGGATGATACCCCACTGCTGGCTGATGTGCGCTAACGAAACTCAGGTTTACGCATCCCCACTAACCCCGGCATGGCATCGCGCATTAACGACAAAAATTTGCGCAGCCGTGCGGGATAATAATTGGCATAAGGGTAGAGCAAAAAAACCGGCAGTGGTGAGGCTTGCCACTGCGGCAACACGTGAATCAGCCGACCAGCGCGGATGTCATCTTCCACCAGCCAGGCCGAAATAATCACCGCGCCAATACTGCTCAATGCGGCCTGACGCGCAGCATACAGACTGTCTGACGTGAGCCGGGGAACAATGGGAAAGTGCACGCTTTGCCCGGTTTCACTGTGCGATAAGGTCACATCGTAGTGGTAAAACTGTCTGATGGCGATCCAGGGCAATGCGGCCAGGGCATCAATATCCTTTACGGCGTGCTGAGTCTTAGCCAACAATGCCGGAGAGGCCACAATGATACGTGGCACCTCCGCTAAACGCGTGGCGACGGTTGCCGGATCGGTGGCGGGCCCAACGTGTATAGCACAATCAATATTGTCAGCGATAAAATCAGGTGATTTATCGTTCAGCATCCACTCCACGGAGAGTTGCCCGTACTGATTAAGAAACTGCGTCAGCGGTGCAATAAGCTGTTCCTGACCAAAGGCATGGGGAGCACGCACCCGAAGCACGCCCGTCGGTTCAGCATCCGCCCCTTTTAAATCGTCTTCCAGCGCTTCCCAAGCGGCGATCAGCGATCGTGCATGCTGATAACAGCGCTCACCATCATCCGTCAACTTCATGGCATGGGTGGTCCGCAGCAGAAGTTTGGTATTCAGCAACTGCTCCAACGCCTGCAAACGGCGGCTGATGGTCGCCTGTGTCGTCCCCATCTGCTGCGCCGCAGCCGACAGAGAACCACTTTCAATAATGCGCGTCAGCGTCTGCATCAACTCTATACGATCTATGTTGCTCACTATGCCACCACTCATACGTCATGCGTATAACTGTTTTACCACTTATCCGGCTACAACGCGACGCCACATTGCTGAACAATACGCCTCAACACGACAGCACAACGGGGAAATCTACATGTCGATCATTTCAAATACAGAGAGCGAAAGCGTCGCACAACCGACCCTTTCTGGTCTCATGACGCTCATCCTGGCCATTGGCGCAGGGTTCAGTGTGGCATCAATCTATTATGTTCAACCGATCCTGCCGCAGATAGGCCATGACTTACAGCTGTCACTTGACGGCATGGGGCTAGTGCCCACCTTAACGCAAATCGGTTATGCGCTCGGCATCCTGCTGTTATTACCGCTCGGCGATCGTTACGATCGGCGTAAAATCATCGCCGTTAAAAGTGCCGCATTAACCGCCATGCTCTGGCTGTGCAGCCAGGTGACAGGACCCACCGCGCTGTGGCTTTCCAGCCTGTTGCTCGGCATGGCCGCCACCCTGGCGCAAGATATTGTGCCGGTTGCTGCCATTTTGGCTCCAGCGGGAAAACAGGGAAAAAATGTCGGTACCGTCATGACGGACTTGTTGATCGGGATACTGCTGTCTCGCACCGTGAGCGGCGTGGTGGGTGAGTACATCGGCTGGCGAGCCATGTACCAGTTAGCCGCCCTCAGCATCGCGGTTATCGGTATTGCCTTGTGGCGTATTCTGCCTGCCTTTGCCCAGCACTCAGCCCTGAGCTACCCGGGTTTATTGCGCTCCATGCTGCAACTGTGGCGCAGCTATCCGGCGCTGCGCCGCGCGGCACTGGCGCAAGGGCTGCTTTCTGTTGGTTTTAGCGCATTCTGGTCAACGTTGGCAGTCATGCTGGAACAGCATTATCAGCTAGGCAGCGCTGTCGCCGGCACCTTCGGTTTGGCGGGTGCCGCCGGGGCACTGGCCGCCCCGCTGTCAGGCAGTCTGTCAGACCGCTTTGGTGCAGCAAAGGTCACACAGTTAGGCGCGGCACTTTCGGCCATCTCTTTTGCCGCCTTGTTTCTGTTACCCACGCTGCCGCTACACGGTCAGTTGGCATTGATTGCGCTTTCAGCCGTCGGTTTTGACCTGGGATTGCAATCCGCACTGGTTTCTCACCAGACGCTGGTTTACAGCTTGAACGCTCAGGCTCGTGGACGGCTCAACGCCCTGCTGTTTACCGGCGTATTCATTGGCATGGCGTCAGGTTCTGCACTGGGAGCCAAAGCGATGTCGATCGCGGGTTGGCCAGGCGTCACCCTGCTTGCCACACTCGCCAGCGTTGTGTGCCTTATCGTCAGACTGCGTTCAGAGAAAACGTCCGCCTGATGGCCCCTTCGGGCGGCAAATCATGCCGCCCATTATTAAAAATCAGCCGTTAAGATTCGCTTTTTAATAACACAGCTACACTTAATGTATTCGCATCCTGTATTTTTCCGTGCCGCCTATAAATACCGTCAGCTTCGCGCTGTATTCCAGACCGGCAGGGAGATTTTTCCTCGGGATTACTGACAGAGGCAAGTAATGCGTACCTGTCAGCATGGGGGACAAGGGACACCATTGCATGAATACACGCGCGCAGTCCACAGAACAACGCTCATCCACGTCACTGCAAACCCTGATGGCAGGTTTTATCCTGTTTATCATTCTGGCGGTCGTTGTGCTTAATGGATGGGTGGTATTTAATTCCTATCAACGTACCCTTGAGGCTACCGAAAAGCAGGCGGATAATTTATCGCTCTCGCTTTCACGTCACGCAGAAGACACCTTCTTGCAAGTTGAGCTGCTGCTCCAGGATCTCAATGAACGCATTGATCAAGATGGGTTTGGCGGGCCGCAACTTCTTCGTCTGCAACAAACGCTAAAAAATCGCAAATCCACACTGCCGCAACTGCACGGTATTTTTATCTATGACTCAGCCGGACATTGGCTAGTAACCACAGCAGATAACATTCCCAAGAATGCCAATAATTCAGATCGCGAATATTTCAAATATCATCAAAATACGCCCAGCACAGAATTATATATCGGTAGTGTGATACGCAGCCGCACCAATGACGACCTGATTATTCCGGTTTCCATGCGTTTGAATAATGATGATGGCAGTTTTGCCGGCGTACTGCTCGCCACCATTTCACTCAATTATTTCAAGCTCTATTATGGCTACTACTCAATGGGTGACACTGACGTATTAGCCATCTTACTGTCAGACGGACATATTCTGTATGGCCGTCCTTTTGATGATTCACAAATTAATCGGGATGTATCAAGTAGTCCGCTGTTTATGGAGCATTTGAAGTCATCGACCAGCGGCACAGCCACTTTCTACTCCACCGTTGACCACGTTGAGCGCATCTATGGCTATACACGACTAAAACGTTACCCGATTGTGATTGCGGCGGGTTATAACAAAACGCAGGTGTTTTCCAACTGGAAAGTCGACTCCACCATTTATACCGCTATCGCCCTAACCTTACTGCTGATCATGAGCAGCATGGGTGCGATCGTACTGAAGCAGATTAAGATCAATGAAAAAAACCAAACGGACTTGACCAAGGTGCGCGACCAACTGACCGCCATGAATCACACGCTGGAAACGCTGGCGCTGCTGGATGTGC
This genomic interval carries:
- a CDS encoding helix-turn-helix domain-containing protein, which encodes MQIIQWSGIMNLTSIDYLAIGQRLRAYRIAASLNAEQIAAELGISRAAVYRLEKGEIKKIETLERLAQCLNTTVETLLGVGMEYYPHASGFFERMRQLEEGSTRIYSHFEPFSYLLTSEKYDAYLQQMLLETDSTTVQGDKLDPKSLQTLAILSERKSHLNTHLPKIHNLIGIQHIEKFIHLGLVGSLNISPSTRMERVLAARQEVKYLLHLLEEKKDIVQVAITKQTIPSSTFQIFYNDSEALSVASSPFRLGELPNISAGVAWVSSSKEAIHHHQSLFDALWENAAKGDDALRLLRDTLERY
- a CDS encoding LysR family transcriptional regulator → MSGGIVSNIDRIELMQTLTRIIESGSLSAAAQQMGTTQATISRRLQALEQLLNTKLLLRTTHAMKLTDDGERCYQHARSLIAAWEALEDDLKGADAEPTGVLRVRAPHAFGQEQLIAPLTQFLNQYGQLSVEWMLNDKSPDFIADNIDCAIHVGPATDPATVATRLAEVPRIIVASPALLAKTQHAVKDIDALAALPWIAIRQFYHYDVTLSHSETGQSVHFPIVPRLTSDSLYAARQAALSSIGAVIISAWLVEDDIRAGRLIHVLPQWQASPLPVFLLYPYANYYPARLRKFLSLMRDAMPGLVGMRKPEFR
- a CDS encoding MFS transporter, producing the protein MSIISNTESESVAQPTLSGLMTLILAIGAGFSVASIYYVQPILPQIGHDLQLSLDGMGLVPTLTQIGYALGILLLLPLGDRYDRRKIIAVKSAALTAMLWLCSQVTGPTALWLSSLLLGMAATLAQDIVPVAAILAPAGKQGKNVGTVMTDLLIGILLSRTVSGVVGEYIGWRAMYQLAALSIAVIGIALWRILPAFAQHSALSYPGLLRSMLQLWRSYPALRRAALAQGLLSVGFSAFWSTLAVMLEQHYQLGSAVAGTFGLAGAAGALAAPLSGSLSDRFGAAKVTQLGAALSAISFAALFLLPTLPLHGQLALIALSAVGFDLGLQSALVSHQTLVYSLNAQARGRLNALLFTGVFIGMASGSALGAKAMSIAGWPGVTLLATLASVVCLIVRLRSEKTSA
- a CDS encoding dihydroorotate dehydrogenase electron transfer subunit produces the protein MTMHDDAARACSRKGSTARENAASVLSNEWVNDEYKHLRVRVDALAAQVKPGQFFNLQCPQTEQDKPFFRRPMSTWFANAEQGYVDFLYKVVGAGTRGLSTLRPQDAVNVLGPLGNGFTLQPGHRHILVAGRGVGLATLAPLAEHAAAHDVQVTALLSARDREHLMSQQRFLASGATVIEVTDSDGSSAMAQVEQRIRAVHQQSPIDAVYTCGSSRVILLLQRLSQELGFSGEAALEQQMACGLGMCYCCVRPMRNKESLALTDKRVCYDGPVFPLHEVVL
- a CDS encoding sensor domain-containing diguanylate cyclase, which codes for MNTRAQSTEQRSSTSLQTLMAGFILFIILAVVVLNGWVVFNSYQRTLEATEKQADNLSLSLSRHAEDTFLQVELLLQDLNERIDQDGFGGPQLLRLQQTLKNRKSTLPQLHGIFIYDSAGHWLVTTADNIPKNANNSDREYFKYHQNTPSTELYIGSVIRSRTNDDLIIPVSMRLNNDDGSFAGVLLATISLNYFKLYYGYYSMGDTDVLAILLSDGHILYGRPFDDSQINRDVSSSPLFMEHLKSSTSGTATFYSTVDHVERIYGYTRLKRYPIVIAAGYNKTQVFSNWKVDSTIYTAIALTLLLIMSSMGAIVLKQIKINEKNQTDLTKVRDQLTAMNHTLETLALLDVLTGLANRRQFDIFLRETIAQSALSGKRIALIMLDVDMFKKYNDHYGHVEGDKCLQTVSHALSSMPRRKEDLIARYGGEEFVIILMDVTEEGAIAFAERALEAIRHQSIPHELTSLDEKVVTASAGVYLFVGTTPAQAPESVIIRADKALYQAKNNGRNRVEIATE
- a CDS encoding dihydroorotate dehydrogenase; this encodes MTDFSVDINGLRLANPVMPASGTFAEGLADVIDFNRLGAFVTKTFTLHPRSGNPLPRVCELDSAMLNAIGIPSKGVEDFIEHTLPFYQRYAPPLIASISAPTAQEFATLAARLSEVPGIAAIEANISCPNIEEDGRAFAIEPVATARVIKALRQATSLPLWAKLTPNTSDVAAVAQAVEHEGGDAVVVGNTLLGMSIDIHSRRPRLGNIMGGLSGPAIKPIMLRMVYQCHKHISIPIIGCGGISNAEDAIAYLLAGASAIRVGTATFIQPQTMTTLLDDLHHYCQQQGIRHISELTGVLDDTPLLADVR